The Methanococcoides sp. LMO-2 genome segment TGGATAATCTCCATGAACTCCTCACCACTTCTGGTAAGTGAATACGTGTATATAACAGGGTCCTTCGAATCATCAAGCGTCTTCTTCACAAGGCCTTCCTGTTCCAGCTCCTTGAGCCTTATTGAAAGGGTTTTCGGAGTGATGGTCTGTAACTTTTTCTTAAGTTCATTGAACCTTTTTTCCTCGTTGTTACCCTTGTAAAGCTCAAGCAGTATGCATAAAGTCCATCTCTTGCCTATAATATCGATCGTTTTGTAGATGGTGCAATCTTTCATGGTATCAAGGAAGAAACTGCCATTATATATAGAAGTATCCCAAATATACTTAGTACCGAAATACAACAAATTTTAGAGGAGAGTAATAAATGACAAAAGATCTACTTGAAAAGGGAGCAATCATTCAGAGAGACAAGGAGACATATGCCATCGCGCCTCACATCGCCGGAGGTATCACATCACCGGATCTCCTCAGAAAGATCGCAGACGTATCCGAAAAATACGGTGCAGCTGCAATTAAGGTAACATCATCCCAGAGACTTGCTATCGTAGGCCTCAAAGAAGAAGACCTTGACAATGTATGGGAAGAGCTTGGAATGAAACCAGCAGCTGCAATAGGCCTCTGCGTAAGAAGCGTAAGAATCTGTCCGGGAACAACATTCTGTAAGCGCGGACAGCAGGACGCTGTCGGACTTGGTCTCAAGCTCGATGAGAAGTACCACGGAATGGAACTCCCATCAAAGCTCAAGATGGCTGTATCAGGCTGTATGAACTCCTGTGCCGAGAGCGCTGTCAGGGATATTGGAATCATGGGTACACCAAAGGGCTTCACCGTCATGGTAGGTGGAAGTGCCGGACTCAGACCACGCCTTGCAGATGTCATTGCAGAAGAACTTGATGAGGAAGAGGTCCTCGACCTTGTTGACAAGATCATCACATACTACAAGACACACACAAAGAAGCACAGGCTTGGAAGGGTCATTGACGAAGTCGGACTTGACACCTTCAAGGCAGAAGTCGGCCTCTGAGCTAAACAAAATTAATACGACCAGGGTCCTTTCCCAGGGACCCTGTTCATCCCAACGTACCGCTTACGAACACACAATCTACAGGGTGATCGACAAAGAACCCTGCTTATTTTCCTGATCGATGAGAGGAAGCTATGCGTATCAGTTTTTACTATACCGGAGAGTTTGGAAGGAAAGTTATCGGCAATGTGGTCAACTCAAGCACGTTCTGCACATCATGCGGAGAGCTTTGTGACCATTGCAGGGAGAAGAAGAGGTCATACGCAGACAGCGTAGTTGATATCTACGAGTTCCCCGCCGACCTGCCGGAGTTCATAGAGGAGCCGGAAGAATACCTCCCTGAACATATGGGAGAATGCGACCTGCTGATCGCCATGGACCTCCACCCCGACATCCTTTCGGAACTTCCGAAGATGGCGGAGATGTCTGGCGCAAAGGCTGTGATAGCACCTATCGAGATCCCGAAACTTGCCCCAGCAGGGCTTGTCCAGCAGATCAGGGAAACACTTGAAGCAGAAGGAATAGACTGTGAGTTCCCCAAGCCGTTCTGCTCACTCGCTAAGACAGGAAAGCCACTGATCGATGAATTCGTTGACATGGGTTTTGGCAGACCCCTGCTGACCATAGGGGTGGACAAAGAGAGAAACATATTCACACATGCAAAGGTCCTCAGGGATGCACCATGCGGATCCACATGGTATGTCGCAAAAAAGCTTGGATGGTCGGACATCAATGTCTACAAGGAAACCATATCCGGAGCACACCACGCGTACCCGTGTACTGCAAGCATGGACAAGGACCCACAACTGCAGGACACCATCCTGCATGAGGCCGGATACATAATCAGGAAAA includes the following:
- a CDS encoding helix-turn-helix domain-containing protein, with amino-acid sequence MKDCTIYKTIDIIGKRWTLCILLELYKGNNEEKRFNELKKKLQTITPKTLSIRLKELEQEGLVKKTLDDSKDPVIYTYSLTRSGEEFMEIIQSIKRWGLEWKFENKICGLSNCKNCKL
- a CDS encoding NAD(P)/FAD-dependent oxidoreductase, with the translated sequence MTKDLLEKGAIIQRDKETYAIAPHIAGGITSPDLLRKIADVSEKYGAAAIKVTSSQRLAIVGLKEEDLDNVWEELGMKPAAAIGLCVRSVRICPGTTFCKRGQQDAVGLGLKLDEKYHGMELPSKLKMAVSGCMNSCAESAVRDIGIMGTPKGFTVMVGGSAGLRPRLADVIAEELDEEEVLDLVDKIITYYKTHTKKHRLGRVIDEVGLDTFKAEVGL
- a CDS encoding DUF166 domain-containing protein; translated protein: MRISFYYTGEFGRKVIGNVVNSSTFCTSCGELCDHCREKKRSYADSVVDIYEFPADLPEFIEEPEEYLPEHMGECDLLIAMDLHPDILSELPKMAEMSGAKAVIAPIEIPKLAPAGLVQQIRETLEAEGIDCEFPKPFCSLAKTGKPLIDEFVDMGFGRPLLTIGVDKERNIFTHAKVLRDAPCGSTWYVAKKLGWSDINVYKETISGAHHAYPCTASMDKDPQLQDTILHEAGYIIRKSVEEAARIKGEGASPEDEK